The Streptomyces cathayae DNA segment GCCGAGCTGGGCCTGCAGGGTGGGGCTGACCGCGGTGACGGCGTACGCGCCCGCCAGCCCGAGCGCGATGCCGAGGGCCCCGCCGACCAGGCCGTGCACGACGGCCTCGCCGACCACCTGCCGGGTCACCCGGCCCGACGTCCAGCCCAGCGCCTTCAGCGTGCCGAACTCGCGCACCCGGCGGGAGACCGCCGAGGAGGTGAGCAGTCCGGCGACGAGGAACGCGGCCGCGAGCACCGCGATCGACAGCCACTTGCCGACGCCGGTGGCGAGGGAGGAGGCGGTGGACAGCGAGCCGGAGACGGTGTCCGCGAGGTCGGCGGAGGTGGTGACCGTGGTCCCCGCGACGTTCTTCTGGATGCCCGACTTGACGGCGTCGAGCTGCTGGGAGTCGGTCGCCCTGACGTAGATCGTGGTGACCTTGCCCTTGGCGTCGGCGAGTTCCTGAGCCTGCTTCAGCGGGATGTAGAGGTGGGCGGCGGCGTCCCCGCTGTCGGCGGTGGCGATACCGATGATCTTGTACTTGGTGCCCTTGACCGTGACCGTGTCACCGGTCTCGAGCTTCTTCTCCTTGGCGTGGGCGGAGTCGACGACGGCCACCTTCGCGTCGGTCTCGCTCGCCTTGAAGGTACGGCCGCTGGTGATCCGGGAGGAGGTCAACGGGCCGAGTTCCGGTTCGGTGACGTCGGTGCCGTAGACGGAGTAGCTGTTGACGTCGAAGTCGGCGCCGCCGCCCTGCACGCGCCCCTCGGGAGCCGGCTGGGCTCCGCCCGGCCCTCCCTTCTGACCGCTCCGGCCGTCCTGGCCGCCGTCCTGCTGGAAGCGTCCGCGGGTGAACTCGCCGCTGACC contains these protein-coding regions:
- a CDS encoding ABC transporter permease, whose protein sequence is MFFTYLRRELRRRRKAALVVASGLALGIALVIVVNSVSAGMGKAQEKVLQSLYGLGTDMTVTKAAEASAAQERPRFRFDAQEDGSGEEQSTDHVMVQGFQTLASSTVGEVGEQSGVADAVGGLSLQVVKVSGEFTRGRFQQDGGQDGRSGQKGGPGGAQPAPEGRVQGGGADFDVNSYSVYGTDVTEPELGPLTSSRITSGRTFKASETDAKVAVVDSAHAKEKKLETGDTVTVKGTKYKIIGIATADSGDAAAHLYIPLKQAQELADAKGKVTTIYVRATDSQQLDAVKSGIQKNVAGTTVTTSADLADTVSGSLSTASSLATGVGKWLSIAVLAAAFLVAGLLTSSAVSRRVREFGTLKALGWTSGRVTRQVVGEAVVHGLVGGALGIALGLAGAYAVTAVSPTLQAQLGGGGGGAGGPAGGPGGGGMAGPVRQAATKTLDVALTAPVSLITIALAVGLAVAGGLVAGAFGGWRASRLRPADALRRVA